A single region of the Plantactinospora soyae genome encodes:
- a CDS encoding alpha/beta hydrolase, with product MRKILSGVLVIAVSAVTLGSVRGVSEAGTSSALRWEACPADVASPDLECTTVRVPLDYRSPEGRQIDIAVSRLPSKDPSQRRGVLLTNPGGPGGGGLSYPGLLVNPVFPEPLPQSVRDRYDVIGFDPRGVGHSAPVTCDYTPEQIARLNLPYPGNPADVLKDAEIAETIARQCASSETAGMLPYITTANTARDMDRIREALGEPKISYLGASYGTYLGAVYTTLFPSRSDRIVLDSNLGPGGYDHTAFQRLALGMEQRFPDFAKFAAANPQYGLGVTPEQVRAKYFELAARLEKTPVQGIDGSLFRGATFDLLYTDVGFTTLAAIWQALDTGRPVPPAPPPGNPDNSLSSRLHVLCGDSSWPRSVRGYQRDVALYRMKYPLIGAAAANIGPCAFWPAPIERPVRIGDRGPSNVLMVQNLRDPGTPLAGARELRKAFGDRARMVTADQGGHGAYGLFARNTCVNDTVTTFLTTGQRPHRDVACAAAPGK from the coding sequence ATGCGGAAAATATTGTCCGGTGTTCTCGTCATCGCCGTCTCCGCGGTTACATTGGGCTCGGTCCGCGGGGTGTCGGAGGCGGGAACGTCAAGCGCGTTGCGGTGGGAGGCGTGTCCGGCGGACGTCGCCTCGCCCGACCTGGAGTGCACGACGGTCCGTGTCCCGCTGGACTACCGGAGCCCGGAGGGGCGGCAGATCGACATCGCCGTCTCCCGCCTGCCGAGCAAGGATCCGTCGCAGCGCCGCGGTGTGCTGCTGACCAATCCCGGCGGCCCCGGCGGCGGGGGCCTGAGTTACCCGGGCCTCCTCGTGAACCCCGTGTTCCCCGAGCCGCTGCCCCAGAGCGTCCGCGATCGGTACGACGTGATCGGGTTCGATCCCCGCGGCGTGGGCCACAGCGCGCCGGTGACCTGTGACTACACGCCGGAGCAGATCGCGCGGCTCAACCTGCCGTACCCGGGCAACCCGGCCGACGTGCTGAAGGACGCCGAGATCGCGGAGACGATCGCCCGGCAGTGCGCGTCGTCGGAGACGGCCGGAATGCTGCCGTACATCACCACCGCGAACACCGCCCGGGACATGGACCGGATTCGGGAGGCGCTGGGCGAGCCGAAGATTTCCTACCTCGGCGCCTCGTACGGCACCTACCTCGGCGCCGTCTACACGACGTTGTTCCCGAGCCGCAGCGACCGGATCGTGCTCGACAGCAACCTGGGTCCGGGCGGATACGACCACACGGCCTTCCAGCGGCTGGCCCTCGGCATGGAGCAACGGTTCCCGGACTTCGCGAAGTTCGCCGCGGCCAACCCGCAGTACGGGCTGGGGGTCACTCCGGAGCAGGTGCGCGCGAAGTACTTCGAACTCGCCGCTCGGCTGGAGAAGACGCCGGTGCAGGGCATCGACGGCTCGCTGTTCCGCGGGGCCACGTTCGACCTGCTCTACACCGACGTGGGCTTCACCACGCTGGCCGCGATCTGGCAGGCGCTCGACACCGGCCGGCCGGTGCCACCCGCGCCGCCGCCCGGCAACCCGGACAACTCGTTGTCCAGTCGCCTCCACGTGCTCTGCGGTGACTCGAGCTGGCCTCGGTCGGTCCGGGGCTACCAGCGTGACGTCGCGCTCTACCGGATGAAGTACCCGTTGATCGGTGCGGCCGCGGCCAACATCGGGCCGTGTGCCTTCTGGCCGGCGCCGATCGAGCGCCCGGTTCGGATCGGCGACCGGGGCCCGTCGAACGTTCTCATGGTGCAGAACCTCCGCGACCCCGGAACCCCGCTGGCCGGCGCCCGCGAGCTTCGAAAGGCGTTCGGTGACCGGGCACGGATGGTCACGGCCGACCAGGGTGGCCACGGCGCCTACGGGCTCTTCGCCCGGAACACGTGCGTGAACGACACGGTGACGACCTTCCTGACCACCGGGCAGCGCCCGCACCGCGACGTCGCCTGCGCGGCCGCGCCGGGGAAGTGA
- a CDS encoding alpha/beta hydrolase: MPLDYDDPQGAVTTVAVLRVAARGESRGSLLFNPGGPGGSGILGGLGVVAQMTKSRITERFDVVGFDPRGVGATKPAADCYTEGGTSRGDKVFPLMTLTVSLTEEDTRAVFDRCAKGSGGVEALTQMGSRTTARDMDVLRAALGEEKLTFLGQSYGTRLGAVYAEQFPQRVRAMVLDGAFDSRLGTIERRLSAYGGFQRAFEAMAAACAQKASCPLGTDPKAWTSTFQTIVAPLRDRPVPALDQELDFDEALGGVMAGLYSPDKWPAIMSGLAEVRQGRGDTLLELTFDFEGGEPDSVVNGNAIEAMFAINCMDEQRLTPQDATRLRVKTYETAPFMNPGGDPAAGARDGCEFWPVPPTLGIPYAQNVTGLPATLVVSITGDATTPHQGAVSLAETLGSALLTVEGEGHTIVSSGKSECVDTIAADYLIDLKLPASMPTCSI, translated from the coding sequence GTGCCGCTGGACTACGACGATCCTCAGGGCGCGGTCACCACCGTCGCGGTGTTGCGTGTCGCGGCTCGGGGGGAGTCGCGGGGTTCGTTGCTGTTCAACCCTGGTGGTCCGGGTGGCTCCGGCATTCTGGGTGGTCTGGGTGTGGTGGCTCAGATGACGAAGAGTCGCATCACGGAGCGGTTCGATGTGGTCGGGTTCGACCCGCGTGGTGTTGGTGCTACGAAGCCTGCGGCGGACTGCTACACCGAGGGCGGCACGAGCCGGGGTGACAAGGTGTTCCCGCTGATGACCTTGACAGTCTCGCTGACGGAGGAGGATACCCGGGCGGTGTTCGACCGCTGTGCCAAGGGATCCGGGGGTGTGGAGGCGCTTACGCAGATGGGTTCGCGGACGACCGCTCGTGACATGGATGTGTTGCGGGCGGCGCTCGGTGAGGAGAAGTTGACGTTCCTCGGTCAGAGTTACGGTACCCGGCTGGGGGCGGTTTACGCGGAGCAGTTCCCGCAGCGGGTGCGGGCGATGGTCCTCGACGGTGCCTTCGACTCCCGGCTGGGGACGATCGAGCGGCGGCTTTCGGCGTATGGGGGCTTCCAGCGAGCTTTCGAGGCGATGGCCGCCGCGTGTGCGCAGAAGGCATCCTGTCCATTGGGGACTGATCCGAAGGCGTGGACGTCGACGTTCCAGACGATCGTCGCGCCGCTGCGGGACAGGCCGGTGCCCGCACTCGACCAGGAGCTCGACTTCGACGAGGCGCTCGGTGGGGTGATGGCGGGCCTGTACAGCCCGGACAAGTGGCCGGCGATCATGAGTGGTCTTGCGGAGGTGCGGCAGGGGCGTGGCGACACGCTGCTGGAGCTGACGTTCGACTTCGAAGGTGGTGAGCCCGATTCCGTGGTCAACGGTAACGCGATCGAGGCGATGTTCGCGATCAACTGCATGGATGAGCAACGGCTCACCCCGCAGGACGCCACCCGGCTGCGGGTGAAGACCTATGAGACGGCGCCCTTCATGAACCCGGGCGGAGATCCTGCGGCGGGTGCCCGCGATGGATGCGAGTTCTGGCCGGTCCCACCGACGCTCGGTATCCCGTACGCGCAGAATGTCACGGGTCTGCCGGCCACGCTGGTCGTTTCGATCACCGGTGACGCCACCACTCCGCACCAGGGTGCCGTCAGCCTCGCCGAGACCCTGGGCAGCGCCCTGCTGACCGTCGAGGGGGAGGGACACACCATCGTCTCCTCGGGGAAGAGCGAGTGTGTCGACACCATCGCCGCGGACTACCTCATCGACCTCAAGCTGCCGGCCAGCATGCCCACCTGTTCCATCTGA
- a CDS encoding alpha/beta fold hydrolase encodes MRVFHRHVTVEGKRLFYREAGEPDTPAVVLLHGYPTSSFMFRDLIPRLADRYHVIAPDHLGFGQSDSPTVDEFDYSFDSLARLTAGLLGQLGLKRYAIYVQDYGAPIGWRLALQPGAPVTAVITQNGNGYEAGFVPDFWEPVWAYGENPNAQTEAAMRTALDRDAIVWQYTHGVPDPSVVSPDTWTLDHALLQRPGNAEVQLGLFRDYSTNRALYPRLQEHLRASRVPVLAVWGRNDQIFSPEGAKAFGEDLPDAEVHLLDGGHFLLESDLEGVTELTRDFLGRFLGTT; translated from the coding sequence ATGCGAGTGTTTCACCGGCACGTCACCGTCGAGGGGAAGCGGCTCTTCTACCGCGAGGCAGGGGAACCCGACACCCCTGCCGTGGTACTGCTGCACGGCTACCCCACAAGTTCGTTCATGTTCCGTGACCTGATCCCGAGGCTGGCCGACCGGTATCACGTGATCGCACCCGATCACCTCGGCTTCGGCCAGTCGGACAGCCCCACGGTCGACGAGTTCGACTACAGCTTCGACTCGCTCGCCCGACTCACCGCCGGACTGCTCGGGCAACTCGGCCTGAAGCGGTACGCCATCTACGTCCAGGACTACGGCGCGCCGATCGGGTGGCGGCTCGCCCTCCAGCCGGGCGCCCCGGTCACCGCCGTCATCACCCAGAACGGCAACGGCTACGAGGCTGGCTTCGTCCCTGACTTCTGGGAACCGGTCTGGGCGTACGGCGAGAACCCGAACGCCCAGACCGAGGCGGCCATGCGTACCGCCCTGGATCGCGACGCGATCGTCTGGCAGTACACCCACGGCGTACCGGATCCCAGCGTGGTCAGCCCCGACACCTGGACCCTGGACCACGCACTGCTCCAACGGCCGGGCAACGCCGAGGTGCAACTGGGCCTGTTCCGCGACTACTCGACGAACCGCGCGCTCTACCCCCGGCTCCAGGAGCACCTGCGGGCCAGTCGAGTTCCCGTGCTGGCGGTCTGGGGCCGCAACGACCAGATCTTCTCGCCGGAAGGCGCGAAGGCCTTTGGCGAAGACCTGCCGGACGCCGAAGTCCACCTTCTGGACGGTGGGCACTTTCTGTTGGAGAGCGACCTCGAAGGAGTCACCGAGCTCACCCGAGACTTCCTCGGCCGATTTCTCGGGACTACCTGA
- a CDS encoding aldo/keto reductase, translating to MKRPYREGSTMRTTSLGGLEVPRIGLGAMGIRLLHQRRRLGDQSIRTIHRALDLGVTHIDTSDLYGPTDEELVGRAIEGRRDEVVLATKSPLGHGFLTGAIRTLDGLDADDWRRTNPRVTGGNLERNLHIVDEVHAIARRDRGHARPGRPRLTARPGRRHGPDPRHHPHRPAEGEHGRRRRRAHPPATSPA from the coding sequence ATGAAGCGGCCCTATCGAGAGGGATCCACGATGAGAACCACTTCACTCGGCGGCCTCGAGGTCCCGCGCATCGGCCTGGGCGCCATGGGAATCCGCCTTCTACACCAGCGCCGTCGCCTCGGCGACCAGTCGATCCGCACGATCCACCGCGCCCTTGATCTCGGTGTCACGCACATCGACACCTCCGACCTGTACGGGCCCACCGACGAGGAGCTGGTCGGCCGGGCCATCGAGGGACGCCGGGACGAGGTGGTGCTGGCCACCAAGTCCCCGCTCGGCCACGGCTTCCTCACCGGCGCCATCCGAACCCTGGACGGCCTCGACGCCGACGACTGGCGGCGCACCAACCCGCGCGTCACCGGCGGCAACCTCGAACGCAACCTGCACATCGTCGACGAGGTCCACGCCATCGCCCGCCGAGATCGGGGCCACGCCCGCCCAGGTCGCCCTCGCCTGACTGCTCGCCCAGGGCGACGACATGGCCCCGATCCCCGGCACCACCCGCATCGACCGGCTGAAGGAGAACACGGCCGCCGACGGCGTCGAGCTCACCCCCCGGCCACATCGCCCGCCTGA
- a CDS encoding alpha/beta fold hydrolase, whose protein sequence is MRPTVVLVHGAFADAAGWGGVIRGLRADGFPAVALANPLRGVRFDAGYLRAALASIEGDVVLVGHSYGGMVISNGAVGNPAVKALVYAGAFAPEAGESAARLSARFPGSSLDETLVPVRLPDGRFDLYIRQARYHEQFAADSSADSAAVMAVTQRPITDAALNEASGEPAWRSIPSWFLFGSEDRTIPVAAHRFMAERAGSRRTVELKGGSHTVAVPEAAALVELIREASGTGSSLVSQDVARADRPSTRTGCGTAEVAVGRGAYEVGVRGAGGRPRRVGAAVLAYLAAEVIRQRHVGRSG, encoded by the coding sequence ATGAGACCGACGGTCGTCCTCGTGCACGGTGCGTTCGCCGATGCGGCCGGCTGGGGCGGGGTCATCCGGGGCCTGCGCGCCGACGGCTTTCCCGCCGTTGCCCTGGCCAACCCCTTGCGAGGCGTACGCTTCGACGCCGGCTACCTGCGCGCCGCGCTCGCCTCCATCGAGGGTGACGTCGTTCTGGTCGGCCACTCGTACGGCGGCATGGTGATCTCGAACGGCGCCGTCGGCAATCCGGCGGTGAAGGCGCTGGTCTATGCCGGCGCTTTCGCCCCGGAGGCGGGGGAGAGCGCCGCCCGGCTCTCCGCCCGGTTCCCCGGTAGCTCGCTGGACGAGACGCTCGTCCCGGTGCGGCTGCCCGATGGCCGCTTCGACCTCTACATCCGGCAGGCCCGCTACCACGAGCAGTTCGCCGCCGATTCCTCCGCGGACTCCGCAGCGGTGATGGCGGTGACCCAGCGGCCGATCACCGACGCCGCGCTCAATGAGGCGTCCGGCGAGCCGGCCTGGAGGTCGATACCGTCCTGGTTCCTGTTCGGCAGCGAGGACCGCACCATCCCGGTCGCCGCGCACCGGTTCATGGCCGAACGGGCCGGCTCGCGCCGTACGGTCGAGCTGAAGGGTGGCTCCCACACGGTGGCCGTCCCGGAGGCCGCCGCCCTCGTCGAGCTGATCCGTGAGGCGTCCGGCACCGGCTCGTCGCTGGTGTCCCAAGACGTCGCCCGCGCCGACCGGCCGAGCACCCGAACCGGGTGTGGCACCGCCGAGGTCGCCGTCGGCAGAGGGGCGTACGAGGTCGGCGTCCGAGGAGCCGGCGGCCGGCCCCGGCGGGTCGGCGCCGCTGTCCTCGCGTACCTTGCCGCCGAAGTCATTCGGCAGCGCCACGTGGGACGATCGGGCTGA
- a CDS encoding TetR/AcrR family transcriptional regulator, which yields MSGSRSTVMGRPRGFDTDEALERAMRVFWQQGYEGSSLADLTGAMGITRTSMYAAFGNKEQLFRKVLQRYADGPAGYFDDALEQPTARAATEALLRGSVRTSTLPEGFAGCLTIQGALPVCDENRPAHDVLVQYRTEAGESLEQRFRRAVDEGDLPGEVDPGRLARYVVALAFGIPVHAANGLGRAELDEIVDRAMLCWPGAR from the coding sequence ATGAGTGGCTCCCGCAGCACAGTGATGGGCCGGCCTCGGGGGTTCGACACCGACGAGGCGCTGGAGCGCGCGATGCGGGTGTTCTGGCAGCAGGGGTACGAGGGTTCCAGCCTGGCCGATCTGACCGGTGCCATGGGCATCACCAGGACCAGCATGTACGCGGCCTTCGGTAACAAGGAACAGCTGTTCCGCAAGGTGCTGCAGCGGTACGCGGACGGCCCGGCCGGCTACTTCGACGATGCCCTGGAGCAGCCAACCGCACGGGCGGCCACCGAGGCCCTGTTGCGCGGTTCGGTCCGCACGTCCACCCTTCCCGAGGGCTTCGCCGGGTGCCTGACCATCCAGGGTGCGCTGCCGGTGTGTGACGAGAACCGTCCCGCGCACGACGTGCTCGTCCAGTACCGCACCGAAGCCGGTGAAAGCCTCGAGCAGCGGTTCCGCCGCGCCGTCGACGAGGGTGACCTGCCGGGTGAAGTGGACCCGGGGCGGTTGGCCCGTTACGTCGTGGCGCTGGCGTTCGGCATTCCGGTGCACGCCGCCAACGGTCTCGGTCGCGCCGAGCTCGACGAGATCGTCGACCGGGCGATGCTCTGCTGGCCGGGAGCCCGCTGA
- a CDS encoding alpha/beta hydrolase — MLQHITIPRGPIDLAAHLYLPDSIDDAAPLRAVVLSTPGSSVKEQIGANYASRLAARGVPALSFDPAHQGQSGGEPRDLEDPYRRGEDISYAIDALSTIPGIDPERIGVLGICAGGGYAVHTARTDHRIKAVGAVVPGNMGTSFRSFQPDGAAAALDTMADARIKETRSGELTRVNWLPDTLEEATAVGLTDIDTTQAITYYRTERGRNEHSTNRRLSLGDSLLLGYDAYHLVDQLMTQPLQVILAGRIGNTGSYESGMQLWKLAPNPVDLMVIDGAGHYEMYDEPEYVDTAVDRLVNFYLNNL; from the coding sequence ATGCTTCAGCACATCACGATCCCGCGCGGACCGATCGATCTCGCGGCCCACCTCTACCTGCCCGACAGCATCGACGATGCGGCGCCGCTGCGCGCCGTGGTGCTCTCCACGCCCGGCAGCAGCGTGAAGGAGCAGATCGGCGCGAACTACGCATCCCGTCTCGCCGCCCGCGGCGTCCCGGCACTCAGTTTCGACCCCGCCCATCAAGGTCAGAGCGGCGGAGAGCCCCGCGACCTCGAAGACCCCTACCGCCGCGGTGAGGACATCTCCTACGCGATCGACGCGCTCAGCACGATCCCCGGCATCGACCCGGAGCGCATCGGCGTCCTCGGTATCTGCGCCGGCGGAGGCTACGCAGTGCACACCGCCCGCACGGACCATCGCATCAAGGCGGTCGGCGCGGTCGTCCCAGGCAACATGGGCACGTCGTTCCGCAGCTTCCAGCCAGATGGCGCGGCGGCCGCACTCGACACCATGGCCGACGCGCGCATCAAAGAGACCCGCTCCGGCGAGCTGACCCGCGTGAACTGGCTGCCCGACACCTTGGAGGAAGCCACAGCAGTCGGGCTGACCGATATTGACACGACCCAGGCAATCACCTATTACCGCACCGAGCGGGGCAGGAACGAACACTCCACGAACCGCCGCCTCTCGCTCGGCGACTCGCTGCTGCTGGGCTACGACGCATATCACCTGGTCGACCAGCTCATGACCCAGCCGCTGCAGGTCATCCTCGCCGGACGCATCGGCAACACCGGCTCCTACGAGTCCGGCATGCAGTTGTGGAAGCTGGCACCCAACCCGGTCGACCTCATGGTGATCGACGGCGCCGGACACTACGAGATGTACGACGAGCCCGAGTACGTCGACACCGCAGTCGATCGGCTCGTCAACTTTTACTTGAACAACCTGTAG
- a CDS encoding IS256 family transposase, translated as MTATRNDVNARKIKAEPSAEAKAAAELVRLAKEQGLSLTGPDGLLKQLTKTVLETALNEEMTGHLGYEKHEPSGAGSGNVRNGSRSKTVLTDTTGPVEIDVPRDRAGTFDPQIVRKRQRRLSGVDEVVLSLYAKGLTTGEICAHFAEIYGASVSKETISRITDKVIEEMTDWSHRPLDEVYAAVFIDAIVVKVRDGQVSNRPFYAAIGVTLDGEKDILGLWAGTGGEGAKFWMSVLTDLRNRGVKDVFFLVCDGLKGLPEVVTNVWPRAIVQTCIIHLIRNTFRLTSRRYWDELKRDVKPIYTAVNATAARAAFDDLAEKWGGRYPAVIRLWDNAWSEFIPFLDYDLEIRKVICSTNAIESLNARYRRAIKARGHFPNEQAALKCLYLVTRSLDPTGTGRTRWAMRWKPALNAFAITFNDRFPTTETY; from the coding sequence ATGACCGCGACGCGGAACGATGTGAACGCGAGGAAGATCAAGGCCGAACCGTCGGCGGAGGCGAAGGCCGCCGCCGAGTTGGTGCGGCTGGCCAAGGAACAGGGGCTGTCGCTGACCGGCCCGGACGGGTTACTCAAACAGCTGACGAAGACGGTTCTGGAGACTGCGCTCAACGAGGAGATGACCGGGCACCTCGGCTACGAGAAACACGAACCGAGCGGCGCGGGGTCGGGCAATGTCCGTAACGGCTCCCGGTCGAAGACGGTGCTGACCGATACCACCGGACCGGTCGAGATCGACGTGCCACGCGATCGGGCGGGAACGTTCGATCCGCAGATCGTGCGTAAGCGTCAGCGGCGGTTGTCCGGGGTCGACGAGGTCGTGCTGTCGTTGTATGCCAAGGGACTGACGACCGGGGAGATCTGCGCGCACTTCGCCGAGATCTACGGGGCGTCGGTGTCGAAGGAGACTATTTCCCGGATCACCGACAAGGTGATCGAGGAGATGACCGACTGGTCTCACCGGCCCTTGGACGAGGTCTACGCGGCGGTGTTCATCGACGCGATCGTGGTCAAGGTGCGGGATGGGCAGGTGAGCAACCGGCCGTTCTACGCCGCGATCGGGGTCACCCTCGACGGGGAGAAGGACATTCTCGGCCTGTGGGCCGGCACCGGTGGTGAGGGCGCGAAGTTCTGGATGAGCGTGCTGACCGACCTGCGCAACCGGGGGGTCAAGGACGTGTTCTTCCTGGTCTGCGATGGGTTGAAGGGCCTACCGGAGGTGGTCACGAACGTCTGGCCCCGCGCCATCGTGCAGACATGCATCATCCACTTGATCCGCAACACGTTCCGGTTGACGTCCCGCAGGTACTGGGACGAACTGAAACGAGACGTCAAACCGATCTACACCGCGGTGAACGCCACCGCGGCCCGGGCCGCGTTCGACGACCTGGCCGAGAAGTGGGGCGGCCGCTACCCAGCCGTAATCCGCCTCTGGGACAACGCCTGGTCCGAGTTCATCCCGTTCCTCGACTACGACCTCGAGATCCGGAAGGTCATCTGCTCGACGAACGCGATCGAGTCACTGAACGCCCGCTACCGGCGCGCGATCAAGGCCCGTGGCCACTTCCCGAACGAACAGGCCGCGTTGAAGTGTCTGTACCTGGTCACCCGGTCCCTGGACCCGACCGGGACCGGCCGAACCCGGTGGGCGATGCGGTGGAAACCCGCGTTGAACGCCTTCGCCATCACCTTCAACGACCGCTTCCCGACCACTGAAACCTACTAA
- a CDS encoding MerR family transcriptional regulator yields MAWSTRALAALVGTTMNTIRHYRLGLLEEPERRYNGYKQYGAGDLVRLRCIGRLADPGVPLFRIGEVGGNIAADALSQVDTDPVGHDIDVVQPDADEATRRGNLAERLAPILARHLVDHPRLSDPAADLSKSGAEKPAVRPGANRPSRIVCGAMRGYALM; encoded by the coding sequence ATGGCCTGGAGCACACGTGCGCTCGCGGCACTCGTCGGCACGACGATGAACACCATTCGGCACTACCGTCTCGGTCTGCTCGAAGAGCCGGAGCGCCGGTACAACGGATACAAGCAGTACGGGGCGGGGGATCTCGTACGCCTTCGGTGCATCGGACGGCTCGCCGATCCGGGGGTGCCGCTCTTCCGGATCGGCGAGGTGGGCGGGAACATCGCCGCGGACGCGTTGAGCCAGGTCGACACCGATCCCGTCGGCCACGACATCGACGTCGTGCAACCCGACGCGGACGAGGCGACTCGGCGGGGGAACCTCGCCGAGAGGCTCGCGCCGATCCTGGCGCGGCATCTCGTCGACCACCCCAGGCTCAGCGACCCGGCAGCTGACCTGTCCAAGAGTGGTGCCGAGAAACCGGCCGTGCGTCCGGGTGCGAACCGACCGAGCCGGATCGTGTGCGGCGCCATGCGCGGCTACGCGCTGATGTAG
- a CDS encoding helix-turn-helix domain-containing protein, with amino-acid sequence MAWSTRELAELAGTTVNTVRHYHRLGLLEEPERRYNGYKQYGVQDLVGLLRIRRLVELGVPLSQIGAVGSDGDIAPEVLRQVDADLSAEVQRLRRARSDIALILRDGAPANAPAGFESVAQRLSASDSSLIHVFTRLYDDDAMKDLQRMVEADTDPINADIDALPADADEATRQNLAEKLAPILAQHLIDYPWLSDPAGHLSKSEHVTQQTFVDAVVALYNTAQLDVLGRASVLAQQQLRLTRAAEDDPHPVVGGMHGDTNASATT; translated from the coding sequence GTGGCCTGGAGCACCCGGGAGCTCGCCGAGCTTGCCGGCACCACGGTGAACACCGTCCGGCACTACCACCGGCTCGGCCTGCTCGAGGAGCCGGAACGCCGGTACAACGGGTACAAGCAGTACGGCGTACAGGATCTCGTGGGCCTGCTGCGTATCCGGCGGCTCGTGGAGCTCGGGGTGCCCCTGTCCCAGATCGGTGCCGTCGGATCGGACGGCGACATCGCCCCGGAAGTGTTGCGCCAGGTCGACGCCGATCTCTCGGCCGAGGTGCAGCGCCTGCGGCGGGCCCGCTCCGACATCGCCCTCATCCTGCGCGACGGCGCCCCGGCCAACGCCCCGGCGGGCTTCGAGTCCGTCGCACAACGCCTGTCCGCGTCCGACAGCTCGCTCATCCACGTCTTCACCCGGCTGTACGACGACGACGCGATGAAGGACCTCCAGCGCATGGTCGAGGCCGACACCGACCCCATCAACGCGGACATCGACGCCCTGCCGGCCGACGCGGACGAGGCCACCCGGCAGAACCTCGCCGAAAAACTCGCACCGATCCTCGCGCAGCACCTCATCGACTACCCGTGGCTGAGCGACCCCGCCGGGCATCTGTCCAAGAGCGAGCACGTCACCCAGCAGACCTTCGTCGACGCCGTGGTCGCCCTCTACAACACCGCACAGCTCGATGTGCTCGGCCGGGCCAGCGTCCTCGCCCAGCAGCAACTGCGCCTCACGCGTGCGGCAGAGGACGATCCCCACCCGGTCGTTGGCGGCATGCACGGGGATACCAACGCCAGCGCCACGACCTGA
- a CDS encoding transposase — MDTLRLDVGPEEGVSPLGRPSKYKEEFQRDAVDLVRSSRRPINHVARELGMSHETLRNWVRKQGPRPFRRRRERRDHRRAVPCRPGRSGGRLVADPAFRSGADSIGPDRAG; from the coding sequence GTGGACACCCTGAGACTGGATGTTGGTCCAGAGGAAGGGGTGTCCCCGTTGGGACGTCCATCGAAGTACAAGGAAGAGTTTCAGCGTGATGCGGTTGACCTGGTCCGCTCGTCGCGTCGGCCGATCAACCACGTCGCACGTGAGCTGGGGATGAGCCACGAGACGTTGCGGAACTGGGTCCGCAAGCAGGGGCCTCGACCGTTCCGCCGGCGCCGCGAACGCCGCGACCATCGCCGGGCCGTGCCTTGTCGCCCTGGCCGCAGCGGCGGTCGTCTGGTTGCGGACCCGGCGTTCCGGTCCGGCGCTGACTCCATCGGTCCCGATCGAGCGGGGTGA
- a CDS encoding alpha/beta fold hydrolase: MTETVSLAYDIDGSGPLLVAIHGMTENRHFWDRVPLAEHFRTLRVDLRGHGDSPHATPYDPLTMAGDVHAVLMSLGIEQRPLVMGHSYGGMVATAYASRFPVRGVVNIDQTLNVTPLPGEAAAAVRGPGYQDFLTAGFARMYGQLDPALTEELGRNRRVRQDVLVEVWAPLLDLGSEELTAYIANLTPTGRPTPYLALHGSPVDDAYREWLHARIPGAAVEAAPATTHYPHLADPGWFVRRLTAFAEDAR, translated from the coding sequence GTGACCGAAACCGTCTCCCTCGCGTACGACATCGACGGGTCCGGGCCGCTTCTCGTGGCCATCCACGGGATGACCGAGAACCGCCACTTCTGGGACCGGGTGCCGCTCGCCGAGCACTTCCGCACCCTGCGCGTCGACCTGCGCGGCCACGGCGATTCGCCGCATGCGACGCCGTACGACCCGCTGACCATGGCCGGTGATGTGCATGCGGTTCTGATGTCATTGGGCATCGAGCAGCGTCCCCTGGTCATGGGTCACTCGTACGGCGGGATGGTGGCCACGGCCTACGCCTCCCGCTTCCCGGTGCGAGGCGTGGTCAACATCGACCAGACGCTCAACGTGACACCCCTGCCCGGCGAGGCGGCCGCAGCCGTGCGCGGCCCGGGATACCAGGACTTTCTCACGGCGGGCTTCGCCCGGATGTACGGGCAGCTGGACCCGGCGCTCACCGAGGAGCTCGGCCGGAATCGCCGGGTGCGCCAGGATGTCCTGGTCGAGGTGTGGGCTCCGCTGCTCGACCTCGGCTCAGAGGAGCTGACGGCGTACATCGCGAACTTGACGCCGACCGGGCGGCCGACGCCGTACCTGGCGTTGCACGGCTCGCCCGTCGACGACGCTTACCGGGAGTGGCTGCATGCCCGCATCCCCGGCGCGGCCGTGGAGGCCGCGCCGGCCACCACCCACTACCCCCACCTGGCCGATCCCGGCTGGTTCGTCCGGCGGCTGACCGCGTTCGCCGAGGATGCGCGCTGA